From the Comamonas odontotermitis genome, one window contains:
- a CDS encoding prealbumin-like fold domain-containing protein has product MMSVNSLLGGLLLLSAMVAAQAQTCALGGNSAASGNSFQLESYNSTVSVSVGSASSFLPGGSFILQNVNGVARAFASANYLRATGNTSVTYTFSSPVPANRVALVVFDIGVGTSIPSPYSPLLTLSVTGGAGSSDFGFSSMLDGASNSPLNPLTYTSSSGVISKTSTTPTVRESGALVGNSNNLVSSLTLTASGINVGDLVGYGLASIPTCITTRKLSVGAVGSFSFENTNLSVPTSVLTTTAINSPVDGPTAFVSNPIVPITIAETLPSSPSGWRQAKASCTDANRAITGNASEFGTRSGNTLVIPSSFLHPAANITCLFTNSLLVAVDDTQSTAMDVPVNGGASIFVNDTGTGITLFDLNGSACNFFPCIRNLANGTITVNVAGEYTFSPAPGFTGVVTIPYQIKDVEGLAAVANIIINVNPVPKLRLAKSSNGPWGVQQSGATYTLSVINAGSAPTFGDITVRDSLPAGISANNLDSGSWSCTVSGQDVTCISPASIAAGGVSTINLPVAVGESAALRVTNTASVGGGGDPNNGGAPPVPGSCSEGDSHCATDITNVNQASSKPVPVDTPLALVITAILLWAFSLRSLKAKRH; this is encoded by the coding sequence ATGATGAGCGTAAATAGTCTTTTGGGAGGCTTGTTGCTGTTGAGCGCTATGGTTGCCGCGCAAGCCCAAACATGTGCATTAGGGGGCAATAGTGCAGCCTCCGGAAACAGTTTTCAGCTAGAGTCCTACAATAGTACGGTGAGTGTGAGTGTCGGTTCGGCGTCTAGTTTTTTACCAGGTGGTTCGTTTATACTGCAGAATGTAAATGGAGTTGCCAGAGCATTCGCTAGCGCTAACTATTTGCGGGCAACAGGCAATACATCAGTTACATACACATTTTCGTCACCAGTGCCGGCGAATCGTGTGGCTTTAGTGGTGTTTGATATAGGTGTGGGAACATCAATACCTTCTCCATATTCTCCATTATTAACTCTTTCAGTGACAGGAGGTGCTGGATCAAGCGATTTTGGTTTTTCGAGTATGTTGGATGGAGCCAGCAATTCACCCCTGAATCCACTAACTTATACTTCCTCAAGCGGCGTAATCTCAAAAACTTCTACTACCCCTACGGTTAGAGAGTCAGGGGCGCTGGTTGGAAATTCAAACAATTTAGTCTCAAGTTTAACCCTGACCGCTTCAGGGATTAATGTTGGAGACCTTGTGGGCTATGGCTTGGCTTCAATTCCAACTTGTATTACTACTCGGAAACTTAGTGTAGGCGCGGTCGGGAGTTTTTCTTTTGAAAACACAAATCTTTCGGTGCCGACTTCAGTATTGACAACGACAGCAATCAATTCGCCAGTAGATGGCCCAACGGCATTTGTTTCAAACCCTATCGTGCCAATCACCATTGCCGAAACCTTGCCGAGTTCTCCATCTGGCTGGCGCCAGGCAAAGGCATCTTGCACAGATGCAAATAGAGCAATTACTGGTAATGCGAGCGAATTCGGAACACGCTCAGGTAACACCCTTGTGATACCGTCAAGCTTTCTCCATCCAGCAGCTAATATTACTTGCCTCTTCACGAATTCATTGTTGGTTGCAGTAGATGATACACAGTCTACTGCAATGGATGTACCAGTGAATGGAGGAGCTTCGATTTTTGTGAATGACACAGGAACTGGTATTACTCTATTTGATCTGAATGGCTCTGCCTGCAATTTTTTTCCTTGCATTCGTAATCTGGCAAATGGAACTATCACTGTAAATGTAGCTGGGGAATATACGTTTTCACCGGCACCTGGGTTCACCGGTGTAGTTACAATTCCCTATCAAATTAAAGATGTAGAGGGGCTTGCGGCGGTAGCCAATATAATAATTAATGTAAATCCTGTCCCTAAGCTGAGGTTGGCAAAGTCAAGTAATGGACCTTGGGGCGTGCAACAAAGCGGAGCTACTTACACCCTGAGTGTTATTAATGCTGGATCTGCTCCAACATTTGGTGATATCACTGTGCGTGATAGTCTGCCTGCAGGAATTTCTGCAAATAATCTAGATAGTGGAAGCTGGAGTTGTACTGTCAGCGGTCAGGATGTAACATGTATCAGCCCTGCTTCCATTGCAGCAGGTGGTGTTTCTACAATCAATCTACCAGTTGCAGTTGGCGAAAGTGCAGCCCTTCGAGTGACTAATACTGCCTCAGTGGGAGGGGGAGGAGATCCTAACAACGGAGGTGCTCCTCCAGTGCCGGGTAGTTGCTCGGAAGGGGATTCTCATTGTGCGACTGACATTACAAACGTAAATCAAGCGTCCTCCAAACCCGTGCCTGTTGATACACCCTTGGCTTTGGTTATAACGGCGATATTGTTATGGGCTTTCTCACTTCGTAGTTTGAAGGCCAAACGACACTAG
- a CDS encoding DUF7933 domain-containing protein, whose translation MNPTTLALEPCDFGNTTLFPRTFNPPGGGAFYQMADVQWNSALQQLVVTTPGPSNQNIQSTGMYIDLPPYVREVTFRADNFGNADTIFGFVTVADAPSVTKAFSSAAVQPGGQSTLTITLKNPDLGASVPGVNLTDVLPAPLQLVSATHTCTGGTLTGAAGSSTLSLTGATIPVGGCQITAQVQWPDTSAGISACQSTPSVTNTITPPAQFNTAIGQMDTPAAAALSCSYTPPQVSIACLPAEITDSPAQTSTCTVTSTLPAATGGLSINLGLPSSNPRYSTNCTSPLLIAAGATSATCTITATANTVVGDGDVVAALSIAPPSNANDYTVTGTPVQVTVKDDDKASPQGTTAAAPVPSLNSLATILLSLIFAAFGLVKVGRRPGN comes from the coding sequence GTGAATCCCACCACATTGGCGCTGGAGCCCTGCGATTTCGGCAACACCACCCTCTTTCCCCGCACCTTCAACCCCCCAGGTGGTGGCGCGTTCTACCAAATGGCGGATGTGCAGTGGAATAGCGCCCTCCAGCAACTGGTAGTGACCACGCCTGGGCCAAGCAACCAGAACATCCAGAGCACCGGCATGTATATTGACCTGCCACCCTATGTAAGAGAGGTCACCTTCCGCGCAGACAATTTTGGGAATGCTGATACGATATTCGGATTTGTAACAGTTGCCGATGCACCCAGCGTGACCAAAGCATTTTCGTCCGCTGCAGTACAGCCCGGCGGCCAAAGCACGCTGACCATCACGCTGAAGAACCCTGACTTGGGCGCATCGGTGCCTGGAGTGAATCTGACCGACGTATTACCTGCACCGCTACAACTGGTCAGCGCTACGCACACCTGCACCGGTGGCACCTTGACGGGTGCTGCAGGCAGCAGCACCCTCTCCTTGACCGGAGCCACCATTCCGGTGGGCGGCTGCCAGATCACGGCCCAGGTGCAATGGCCAGACACCAGCGCGGGCATCAGTGCTTGTCAATCAACCCCAAGCGTCACCAATACCATCACACCGCCTGCGCAATTCAATACTGCCATCGGCCAGATGGACACCCCCGCTGCTGCAGCCCTGAGTTGCAGCTATACGCCACCCCAAGTGAGCATAGCCTGCTTGCCTGCCGAAATCACCGATTCACCTGCCCAGACTTCCACCTGCACGGTAACTTCCACATTGCCCGCAGCAACAGGTGGCCTGAGCATCAACCTGGGCTTGCCTTCGTCCAACCCGCGTTATTCCACCAATTGCACCAGCCCACTGCTGATTGCCGCTGGCGCCACATCTGCCACCTGCACCATAACTGCCACCGCGAATACAGTGGTTGGCGATGGCGATGTTGTTGCTGCATTGTCCATTGCGCCCCCCAGCAATGCGAATGACTACACCGTCACCGGAACACCGGTCCAGGTAACGGTCAAAGATGACGACAAGGCCAGCCCGCAAGGCACAACCGCTGCGGCCCCCGTTCCATCATTGAACAGTCTTGCCACCATACTGTTGTCGCTGATTTTTGCTGCATTCGGCTTGGTAAAGGTCGGGCGCAGACCAGGCAACTAA
- a CDS encoding DUF4124 domain-containing protein has translation MSKLAMAVLISMVSMGGVSGNAWAINKCVDANGRTSFQDEPCAAGQKAEELVVTPSSKGVNPSEGSKPLAQRPSPQSAGVSAPAAQPAAAERPSNCPNAQEMQRLQVEADSVALPLPIRNQKRQDFEALKQRCG, from the coding sequence GTGTCAAAACTCGCAATGGCTGTGCTGATATCTATGGTCTCGATGGGCGGTGTATCCGGCAATGCCTGGGCCATCAACAAATGTGTGGATGCCAATGGGCGCACCAGTTTTCAGGATGAGCCGTGTGCGGCGGGGCAAAAGGCGGAGGAGCTGGTGGTGACGCCTTCAAGCAAGGGCGTCAATCCTTCGGAGGGCAGCAAGCCGCTTGCGCAACGCCCGTCTCCCCAGTCGGCAGGGGTATCTGCTCCGGCAGCGCAGCCGGCGGCTGCAGAGCGCCCGAGCAATTGCCCAAATGCGCAAGAGATGCAGAGGTTGCAGGTGGAGGCGGATTCCGTTGCGTTGCCGCTGCCCATTCGAAACCAGAAGCGGCAGGATTTTGAAGCGCTCAAGCAGCGCTGCGGTTAA
- a CDS encoding DUF5979 domain-containing protein, whose protein sequence is MDGTLQLAVLHQNFPISASHFGKLSIQVGLLAGLVAAPQLALAVCPANLAASTYTSPIQDGGSTCVYTADPIAVTVNAWTATGLVQASGNTTVNGVLTVTDTGGNNSRGIFVTGAGIGNFVKDVTVNKPNGANNAAGIEKTGTGTATFQGHVAVTSNTGAPTATVNTRDGVRNNAGTANYQQNLIITSQGGTRSGLYVGAGTVTVGGNLVLDFQSNYYSTNYAPLWSQGGTTTVIGSTNVTTASASGLTPGVMVANSQVNLNGPTSVTVAGAGAAAVYIRAAGIAQWPLAGNTINASGAAGIGLQLQGNGSFTAGPGLTVNALGTSFNHLGATGSLSLDAVTATMAPVVWNADATSATTYTGNGGHYKGASLLASGGQLTLNLNSAALWEATAASAFTVLNLQSNAVLDASLLPSLAATGNLNNAGGVVSLARSDSSPTNTLSLAGLYTANGGSLVINTLLNDASTSVSDVLEVASTAVAGAPTLLSILPDAASSPAFTSGKGILVVRVTGGAANSVTSAFALPGGYLDAGGIRYELVRDVDDGNWYLRSVAAAQLTVNKVVTGPSGASPFAGEIPFTVTCTGPAASFSGSVIVTANQGSAMPITIQQGSVCAVAEGSLPDAPTGYRWAEPSYTQPATIAIGSNTATITNTLISNTNEPTLKPVPSMGTLALSALSLGLAIMGLGQMRRRQS, encoded by the coding sequence ATGGACGGCACTCTTCAACTTGCAGTTTTGCACCAGAATTTTCCCATCTCTGCATCGCATTTTGGGAAATTATCCATCCAGGTAGGTTTGCTTGCAGGCCTAGTCGCGGCTCCCCAGCTGGCGCTAGCGGTATGTCCCGCTAACCTAGCCGCATCAACATACACCTCTCCGATACAAGACGGTGGTTCTACCTGCGTTTATACGGCTGACCCAATAGCAGTAACAGTCAACGCTTGGACGGCGACAGGATTGGTACAAGCATCGGGCAATACCACGGTCAATGGAGTGCTAACCGTCACGGATACGGGAGGCAACAACAGCCGAGGGATCTTTGTAACAGGAGCCGGGATCGGAAACTTCGTGAAGGATGTGACGGTCAACAAGCCCAACGGCGCCAACAACGCAGCTGGTATTGAAAAAACTGGAACTGGCACGGCTACCTTTCAAGGACACGTCGCCGTGACTTCCAACACGGGAGCCCCTACGGCAACTGTTAACACCCGCGACGGAGTACGTAACAACGCAGGAACAGCCAACTACCAGCAAAACCTCATCATCACTAGCCAGGGCGGCACCCGTTCTGGGTTGTATGTTGGCGCTGGTACGGTGACAGTGGGTGGTAATCTTGTGCTGGACTTCCAGTCCAACTACTACAGCACAAATTACGCGCCGCTGTGGAGCCAAGGCGGCACCACCACTGTGATCGGTAGCACCAACGTCACCACCGCAAGCGCTTCGGGCCTCACGCCGGGTGTGATGGTGGCGAACTCACAGGTCAACCTAAATGGCCCCACCTCCGTAACGGTAGCGGGAGCAGGCGCTGCAGCGGTGTACATCCGAGCAGCAGGCATTGCTCAGTGGCCACTAGCTGGCAACACCATCAATGCATCAGGTGCAGCGGGAATTGGTCTGCAGCTCCAAGGCAATGGCAGTTTCACCGCTGGCCCAGGCCTCACGGTCAATGCCTTGGGCACTTCCTTCAACCACCTGGGAGCAACAGGTAGCCTCAGTCTGGATGCTGTAACTGCGACCATGGCCCCAGTAGTATGGAATGCCGATGCTACAAGCGCTACCACCTATACCGGCAATGGGGGGCACTACAAAGGCGCCAGCCTGTTGGCCAGCGGTGGACAGCTAACCTTGAACCTAAACAGTGCCGCGCTGTGGGAGGCAACCGCAGCTTCTGCCTTTACAGTGCTAAATCTGCAAAGCAATGCTGTGCTGGATGCTTCGTTGCTTCCCAGCTTAGCGGCTACGGGCAATCTGAACAATGCCGGAGGGGTCGTGTCTCTGGCACGCAGCGACTCCAGCCCTACCAACACATTGTCATTGGCCGGTCTCTATACCGCCAATGGCGGCTCACTAGTGATCAATACCTTGCTCAACGATGCATCCACTTCGGTGAGCGACGTGCTAGAGGTGGCATCGACAGCGGTAGCCGGTGCCCCTACCCTACTCTCTATTCTGCCTGATGCGGCCAGCTCACCAGCATTCACTAGCGGTAAAGGCATTCTGGTGGTGCGCGTGACTGGCGGTGCTGCCAACTCGGTCACCAGCGCCTTTGCCCTGCCAGGCGGTTATCTTGACGCTGGCGGTATTCGCTACGAACTGGTACGTGATGTAGACGATGGCAACTGGTATCTGCGTTCGGTAGCCGCAGCGCAGTTGACTGTGAACAAAGTGGTGACCGGGCCGTCAGGCGCATCGCCCTTTGCCGGAGAGATTCCTTTCACCGTAACTTGTACCGGTCCGGCAGCGTCCTTTAGTGGTAGCGTGATAGTAACGGCCAATCAAGGTAGCGCTATGCCCATCACCATTCAGCAAGGCAGTGTCTGCGCGGTGGCTGAAGGCTCGCTGCCCGACGCCCCTACAGGCTACCGTTGGGCGGAGCCAAGCTATACGCAGCCGGCTACCATTGCCATTGGAAGCAACACAGCCACTATCACCAACACCTTGATCTCCAATACGAATGAGCCAACGCTAAAACCGGTCCCCTCCATGGGTACACTAGCCCTTAGCGCGTTGTCACTGGGGCTTGCAATTATGGGCCTTGGTCAGATGCGTAGACGCCAAAGCTAA